One stretch of Chitinophaga pendula DNA includes these proteins:
- a CDS encoding DedA family protein: MFDSEALIKLGGPILIFLAVYAQTGLIPCFFIPSGGFLFMGGVMVATGVLDYSLFTILALGVLGAVLGNLTGYWIGIKTGPLLYKRQDSRFFKQQYLIKAENFYKKHGGIALSIGVFLPIVRTFGPIVAGIINLNFVRFLLYVFTGSVGYILSFTMAGFLIGSMPFLQPYLKYVVTGIIVVVTVPVVIKIIREFKKKD, translated from the coding sequence ATGTTCGACTCAGAAGCATTGATCAAATTAGGAGGACCCATACTCATTTTCCTCGCCGTATACGCTCAGACAGGCCTCATCCCTTGCTTTTTTATTCCTAGTGGTGGCTTCCTCTTTATGGGGGGCGTAATGGTGGCGACCGGCGTGCTAGACTATAGCCTCTTTACAATCCTGGCATTAGGTGTGCTAGGCGCCGTATTAGGCAACCTGACCGGCTATTGGATCGGCATAAAAACCGGCCCGTTGCTATACAAACGGCAAGACTCCCGGTTCTTCAAACAACAATACCTCATCAAAGCAGAGAACTTCTATAAAAAACATGGTGGCATCGCCCTGAGCATTGGCGTGTTCCTGCCTATCGTGAGAACTTTTGGCCCTATCGTAGCCGGTATAATTAATCTCAATTTTGTACGCTTTCTGCTATATGTTTTTACCGGCTCTGTAGGATATATCCTCAGCTTCACAATGGCAGGTTTCCTCATTGGCAGCATGCCCTTCCTACAGCCTTACCTCAAGTATGTCGTAACCGGTATCATCGTCGTTGTTACAGTCCCAGTAGTGATAAAGATCATACGCGAATTCAAAAAGAAAGACTAA
- a CDS encoding sensor histidine kinase produces the protein MSRQFYVANNRLLTHIVFWVCYLLACTGVHADGDESFLRYLQYEAQWLPAAITVVYVNLYVLYPWLFVRKHYVAYAIVTLLLLFAGSLCSRILIEWYLEPTFFADTTHVDDIFVWYMLFKGMLWFLSPVVLFTLLLRVFRQSYEQEQHHQEMIREKLQAELNFLKAQVHPHFLFNTLNNLYSLTLTASPVAPQVVLKLSDLLSYMLYDTQSGSVPLSTEIAHIRNYIELEQLRYGHRLDVSLNISGDISGQRVAPLLLIPFVENAFKHGVSQEMDQAWITIDIKLKEGWLILKVENSHADMAEASSATLVKNGIGLQNIVRRLELLYQHAHELVLRKESGRYIADLRIKMYV, from the coding sequence ATGTCACGACAGTTTTACGTAGCCAATAACCGGTTACTCACGCATATCGTGTTCTGGGTTTGTTACCTGTTGGCTTGTACGGGAGTACATGCCGACGGAGATGAAAGTTTCTTACGTTATCTGCAATATGAAGCACAATGGTTGCCTGCGGCTATCACCGTGGTATATGTGAACCTGTATGTATTGTATCCGTGGCTGTTTGTGAGGAAACATTATGTCGCCTATGCGATCGTTACCCTGTTACTATTGTTTGCCGGATCGTTATGCAGCCGAATCCTGATCGAGTGGTACCTGGAGCCGACGTTCTTCGCCGACACCACACATGTAGATGACATCTTTGTATGGTATATGTTGTTCAAGGGCATGCTTTGGTTCTTAAGTCCGGTGGTGTTATTCACGCTGTTACTACGTGTATTCAGGCAATCTTACGAGCAGGAGCAGCATCACCAGGAGATGATACGGGAGAAGTTACAAGCGGAATTGAACTTTCTCAAGGCGCAGGTGCATCCTCACTTTCTTTTCAACACCCTTAACAACCTGTATTCTTTGACGCTGACGGCCTCGCCGGTAGCACCGCAGGTAGTATTGAAGCTGTCTGACCTGTTGAGTTATATGCTGTATGATACGCAATCGGGTAGTGTACCATTGAGTACGGAGATCGCGCATATCAGAAACTATATTGAGCTGGAGCAGCTACGTTATGGTCACCGGCTGGATGTGTCGCTGAATATATCCGGAGATATCAGCGGGCAGCGGGTGGCGCCGTTGCTGCTCATACCATTCGTGGAAAATGCGTTTAAGCACGGAGTGAGTCAGGAGATGGACCAGGCATGGATCACGATAGACATTAAGCTGAAGGAAGGGTGGTTGATCCTGAAGGTGGAGAACAGTCATGCGGATATGGCGGAGGCGTCCTCCGCTACGCTTGTCAAAAATGGGATTGGCCTGCAGAATATAGTGCGGCGGCTGGAATTGTTGTACCAGCATGCTCATGAGCTGGTGCTCAGAAAAGAAAGTGGTCGTTATATTGCAGATCTTAGAATTAAAATGTACGTATGA
- a CDS encoding acyl-CoA desaturase produces MELVKQDRKGPNWWRQIDFLGMHLIPFFAIFTGTTAFDWALCVFLYFARMFFVTGGYHRYFSHRTFKTSRFFQFILAGGAQSSVQKGVLWWAANHRIHHKHSDTPDDPHSANVYGFWYAHMGWIMGPEYKPTRYDLIRDLKHRELYWLNKYHFVPPLVLAIAVWLIGNKVNGTGFFDWGAGVSTLLIGFFASTIFLFHGTFTINSLMHKIGKQRYKTGDQSRNSFILAIVTMGEGWHNNHHYYQSTARQGFYWWEFDPTYYILRLLGFFGIVWDIRGVSEKIKESNKLGADNELRPMSKAAV; encoded by the coding sequence ATGGAATTGGTAAAGCAAGACAGAAAAGGGCCCAATTGGTGGCGCCAGATAGACTTTTTGGGTATGCACCTGATACCCTTCTTTGCGATATTTACGGGCACTACGGCCTTTGACTGGGCTTTGTGTGTGTTCCTGTATTTTGCGCGTATGTTTTTTGTGACGGGAGGTTATCATCGTTATTTCTCTCACCGAACGTTCAAGACTTCGCGTTTCTTTCAGTTTATACTGGCGGGTGGAGCGCAGAGCAGTGTGCAGAAAGGCGTGTTGTGGTGGGCGGCTAATCACCGTATACATCATAAGCACAGTGATACGCCGGACGATCCGCATTCTGCGAACGTGTACGGGTTCTGGTATGCACATATGGGTTGGATCATGGGGCCTGAGTACAAACCTACCCGTTATGACCTGATCCGTGATCTGAAACACCGTGAGTTGTACTGGTTGAACAAGTATCATTTTGTACCACCGTTGGTATTGGCCATTGCGGTATGGCTGATTGGTAATAAGGTGAACGGTACTGGTTTCTTTGATTGGGGGGCGGGTGTGTCTACTTTGCTGATAGGTTTCTTTGCCAGCACTATTTTCCTGTTCCACGGTACTTTTACGATCAATTCGCTGATGCACAAGATCGGCAAGCAGCGTTATAAGACAGGCGATCAGTCCCGCAACAGTTTCATTCTGGCTATTGTTACTATGGGCGAGGGCTGGCATAATAATCACCACTATTACCAGAGTACTGCGCGTCAGGGTTTTTACTGGTGGGAATTTGACCCGACCTATTATATCTTGCGTCTACTTGGTTTCTTTGGTATTGTGTGGGATATACGCGGAGTATCTGAGAAGATCAAGGAGAGTAATAAACTCGGTGCGGATAATGAATTGCGGCCGATGAGTAAGGCAGCAGTTTAA
- a CDS encoding multicopper oxidase domain-containing protein: MNRFFLIALLALLISTFARAQEASSTTTYDLYISDTTVNYTGKVRHAMAINGQIPGPVLHFREGDTAVIRVHNTMMHESSVHWHGLLLPNEMDGVPYLTTPYIKPHSTFTYKFPLRQSGTYWYHSHTMLQEQSGLYGSIVIHPRDKKPLADEEVVLLFSDWSNEKPHEILKTLRRNDGGSEWYSIKKGYPQSLDKLIQHKAWGERVKGGLERMPPMDLSDVLYDRFLLNGQPKVDLSHLKPGSTVRLRVINGSSSTYMYLQYAGGKMELVSADGIDVQPVQIDRILIGIAETYDFVIRVPMHGRYELRATAQDVSGYASAYIGHGDTIAAPTIPRPNVWKMSEMMMGMAVNMPGQMDHGNMKGMEGMDHSGHGMKMDMDMPMDHSKHMMGKDTMKMDMDMPMNHSKHSLKKDTGMVVFNYNMLRALAPTTFDSSKPVRKMTLRLTGNMYRYVWSINNVPLSKADKIAIKRGEVVEVTLKNETMMNHPMHLHGHFFRVLNEQGDYSPLKHTVDVPPMTSITIVFDAVEDKDWFFHCHVLYHMMSGMGRIFHYEGSTRDTVLQAFPLKKLLKEEKEWFFYGSVAAKSHIAELQANYINLNNAFRVEADANYSGQYEIEGSYERYINGWLRPYVGFSATRQEYFNVFNNRKLFEQDFSLPVVGLRYTLPFFVEADLRVNLKGRVRLQLEGEQWLLPRLFLNWRANTDWEYHTDLLYMLSKRFSLSAGYDSRYKFGGGLVMRF; encoded by the coding sequence ATGAACCGTTTCTTTTTAATAGCCTTACTGGCTTTACTTATCAGCACTTTTGCGCGTGCCCAGGAGGCCTCCTCGACTACGACGTACGATCTTTACATCAGCGATACTACTGTTAATTATACTGGTAAGGTCCGGCATGCTATGGCGATCAACGGGCAGATACCCGGGCCGGTCTTACACTTTAGAGAAGGCGACACGGCGGTGATCCGTGTGCATAATACGATGATGCATGAGAGTTCTGTGCACTGGCACGGATTGCTGTTGCCCAACGAGATGGACGGTGTGCCTTACCTGACGACTCCTTACATTAAACCTCACAGTACTTTTACTTATAAATTTCCCTTACGGCAGTCTGGCACCTATTGGTATCATTCGCATACGATGTTACAAGAGCAGAGTGGTCTGTACGGGAGTATTGTGATACACCCCAGGGACAAAAAGCCACTTGCGGATGAGGAAGTGGTATTATTATTTTCTGACTGGAGTAATGAAAAGCCACATGAGATACTCAAAACGCTGCGACGTAATGATGGCGGCAGTGAATGGTACAGTATTAAAAAAGGGTATCCACAGAGTCTGGACAAGCTGATCCAGCATAAGGCCTGGGGCGAGCGTGTAAAAGGAGGATTGGAGCGGATGCCACCGATGGACCTGTCGGATGTATTGTATGACCGATTTTTGTTGAACGGGCAGCCGAAGGTGGACCTATCCCATTTAAAGCCCGGCAGTACGGTACGTTTGCGGGTGATCAACGGTTCGTCGTCGACTTATATGTACCTGCAATATGCGGGCGGTAAGATGGAGCTGGTATCCGCAGACGGTATTGACGTGCAGCCGGTACAGATAGACCGTATCCTGATCGGTATTGCCGAAACATATGATTTTGTGATCCGGGTGCCTATGCACGGGCGTTATGAATTGCGGGCGACGGCACAGGATGTGAGCGGTTACGCCTCGGCATATATTGGCCACGGGGATACTATTGCTGCCCCCACTATTCCCCGCCCGAATGTGTGGAAGATGAGCGAGATGATGATGGGCATGGCGGTGAATATGCCCGGCCAGATGGACCATGGTAATATGAAGGGGATGGAAGGTATGGACCATTCCGGGCATGGGATGAAGATGGATATGGATATGCCGATGGATCACAGCAAACATATGATGGGGAAGGATACGATGAAGATGGACATGGATATGCCGATGAATCATAGCAAACATTCTTTGAAGAAAGACACTGGTATGGTGGTTTTCAACTATAATATGTTGCGGGCGCTGGCGCCGACGACATTTGATAGTAGCAAGCCGGTGCGTAAGATGACATTGCGGTTGACCGGTAATATGTACCGTTATGTATGGTCGATAAATAATGTACCGCTTTCGAAGGCGGATAAGATCGCTATTAAACGCGGGGAAGTAGTGGAAGTAACGCTTAAGAACGAGACGATGATGAACCATCCTATGCATCTGCACGGTCATTTCTTCCGGGTGTTGAATGAGCAAGGGGATTATTCGCCGCTGAAACATACGGTGGATGTGCCGCCGATGACGAGCATTACGATTGTTTTTGATGCGGTAGAAGATAAGGACTGGTTTTTCCATTGTCATGTGTTGTATCATATGATGAGTGGGATGGGGCGTATTTTCCATTATGAAGGCAGTACGAGGGACACGGTGTTGCAGGCATTTCCTTTAAAGAAATTGTTAAAGGAGGAAAAGGAATGGTTCTTTTACGGAAGTGTGGCGGCGAAAAGTCATATTGCGGAGTTGCAGGCGAATTATATCAATCTGAACAATGCTTTCCGGGTGGAAGCCGATGCCAATTACTCCGGGCAATATGAGATCGAGGGAAGTTATGAGCGTTATATAAATGGCTGGTTGCGTCCGTATGTAGGATTTTCTGCTACGCGGCAGGAATATTTTAACGTTTTCAATAACCGGAAGTTGTTTGAGCAGGATTTCAGTTTGCCGGTGGTAGGTTTACGATATACCTTGCCATTTTTTGTGGAGGCGGATCTGCGGGTGAATCTGAAGGGCCGGGTACGGTTGCAGCTGGAGGGAGAGCAATGGTTATTGCCCCGGTTGTTTCTGAACTGGCGGGCGAATACGGACTGGGAGTATCATACGGATCTTTTGTATATGCTGAGCAAGCGATTTTCGTTGTCTGCCGGGTATGATTCGCGGTATAAGTTTGGCGGTGGTTTAGTGATGCGTTTTTAG
- a CDS encoding SEL1-like repeat protein — translation MAQVQISIAGFIHRCIEDGDIDAIESLYTGLQEKFESDPSHEDFFNAVSDYPSETVAGMSIAQDWLDKYPRSYVAHILLSQCILAAGYARRGSGTADLVSAHGWEALNEAFDTANNLLQDALKLHKQPFFAWLYIGRLYGFDPRFGSDERVLISAGEQGIAKPTAPEINDGQMPRWYREAARISPASYVLRVVMMDALRIRWGGSAQAMETFAYMQHPGLTADQLAQLKAFYHINHADYIWRWEGTKEGRKVWIEEHFLHAYTLSPRRAAHYLGEFYWHQGHPELAEKYMLEDIRHWPESGDSYLSYGEFLSTIPDRRHEAREQYEKAAALEHIPAWIRLGSGFREGIDGCPLDFDKAISWYTKAYMAGNLEAGEYMASMYWEEGDTDTSIAMWRKLAEEGLPFACARMADMHLHGDMVEYDFDQAVAYVTRGIYLGSPQCYYLLGSRLHEGVFMLDDDNTLIPGNGEATDKEKSSGIWYLHKSADLGYLKAMRDLAYCYYTGDGVEEDKAEGANWYCLVADRDPEDTLNCCWDAFIEVAEEQNIPHNADAAARYLHQGASQDGSQCQVRLAYELMEGGFAYDEKNNLHVHDGPADQRNTAIAVTLYERAAAAGSLNGIHNLGAYYDADDRDLQKAMAYFMQAAEAGYAYAQTQVGRYYLQGRAVPKDKKQARYWLELAIENGDDAAKPLLKKARSIW, via the coding sequence ATGGCACAAGTACAGATTAGCATAGCGGGATTCATTCACCGGTGTATAGAAGACGGAGATATTGACGCCATCGAAAGCCTGTATACCGGGCTGCAGGAAAAATTCGAAAGTGACCCCTCTCACGAAGATTTCTTCAATGCCGTCAGCGACTATCCGTCAGAAACAGTCGCCGGTATGTCCATCGCGCAGGATTGGCTGGATAAATATCCCCGTTCCTATGTCGCACATATCCTACTGTCTCAATGTATACTCGCCGCAGGATATGCGCGCAGAGGTTCCGGCACCGCCGACCTCGTCTCCGCACATGGATGGGAAGCCCTTAACGAAGCCTTCGATACCGCAAACAACCTCCTCCAGGACGCACTCAAACTACATAAACAACCATTCTTCGCATGGCTCTATATCGGTAGGCTATACGGATTCGATCCCAGGTTCGGCTCCGATGAACGCGTACTAATTTCCGCGGGCGAACAAGGCATCGCCAAACCCACCGCCCCCGAAATTAACGATGGTCAAATGCCCCGCTGGTACCGAGAAGCCGCCCGCATCAGCCCGGCATCCTATGTATTGCGTGTAGTCATGATGGATGCCCTCCGCATCCGGTGGGGAGGCTCCGCGCAGGCAATGGAAACATTCGCCTACATGCAACATCCTGGCCTCACCGCCGATCAGCTCGCACAACTCAAGGCTTTCTATCATATCAACCACGCCGACTACATATGGCGCTGGGAAGGCACAAAAGAAGGACGCAAAGTATGGATAGAAGAACACTTCCTCCATGCATACACCCTCAGCCCCAGAAGAGCCGCCCACTACCTGGGCGAATTCTACTGGCACCAGGGCCATCCCGAACTGGCAGAAAAATATATGCTCGAAGATATCCGCCACTGGCCCGAAAGCGGCGATAGCTATCTGTCCTATGGCGAATTCCTCTCCACCATACCCGACCGCAGACACGAAGCCAGAGAACAATACGAAAAAGCCGCCGCCCTCGAACATATACCTGCCTGGATAAGACTAGGCTCCGGCTTCCGCGAAGGAATCGATGGCTGCCCGCTCGACTTCGACAAAGCCATCAGCTGGTACACCAAAGCCTATATGGCCGGCAACCTCGAAGCAGGCGAATACATGGCCTCCATGTACTGGGAAGAAGGCGATACCGATACCTCCATCGCCATGTGGCGCAAACTGGCAGAAGAAGGCCTCCCATTCGCCTGCGCCCGCATGGCCGATATGCACCTCCATGGCGATATGGTAGAATACGATTTCGACCAGGCCGTTGCCTACGTCACCCGCGGCATCTACCTCGGTAGCCCACAATGCTACTACCTCCTCGGCAGCCGCCTCCACGAAGGGGTCTTCATGCTCGACGACGACAACACCCTCATCCCGGGAAATGGCGAAGCCACCGACAAAGAAAAAAGCAGCGGCATCTGGTACCTCCACAAAAGCGCCGATCTCGGATACCTGAAAGCCATGCGCGACCTCGCTTACTGCTACTACACCGGCGACGGCGTAGAAGAAGATAAAGCAGAGGGCGCCAACTGGTACTGCCTCGTAGCCGACCGCGACCCGGAAGATACCCTCAATTGCTGCTGGGATGCCTTCATAGAAGTAGCAGAAGAACAAAACATCCCCCATAACGCCGATGCCGCCGCCAGGTACCTCCACCAGGGCGCCAGCCAGGATGGCTCCCAATGCCAGGTACGCCTCGCTTATGAACTCATGGAAGGTGGCTTCGCATACGACGAAAAAAACAACCTCCATGTACACGATGGCCCCGCCGATCAACGCAATACCGCCATCGCCGTCACCCTCTACGAACGCGCCGCCGCCGCCGGTAGCCTCAATGGCATCCATAACCTCGGCGCATACTATGATGCCGACGACCGGGACCTCCAAAAAGCCATGGCTTACTTCATGCAGGCAGCAGAAGCAGGATACGCCTACGCACAAACCCAGGTAGGCCGCTACTACCTGCAGGGCCGCGCCGTCCCCAAAGACAAAAAACAGGCTCGCTACTGGCTCGAACTCGCCATCGAAAATGGCGACGATGCCGCAAAACCCCTCCTTAAAAAAGCAAGATCCATCTGGTAA
- a CDS encoding M28 family metallopeptidase translates to MMRQLSITLATLLVSLTGITQSKKPIDAIRQADIKQDLYDLADDHFRGREAGTLDELKAAAWLAEQARKAGLEPAGDDGTYFQYFPMIRERVSSRSSLSIGNRSFKLWQDAIVYEPTFADIDAPIVFIQQADTVSAATIRGKVVALPFSPRGISDPRIHIPMRYVGIVVNYWVRRLAEKGAVGIIFISDDLAAQHWSKATQYNSRGSYQIEGSLFHRQLLTGVPIIWLQQDALPLVQATGQQLYAHLFSETFSYPSVNVVAKVKGSDPRMSKEYVVFSGHTDHDGVRNVVGVADSIYNGADDNATVCAALLAIGRAFHRQPGKRSALFIWHGAEERGLFGSTWYADHPTVPRESLVAVLNADMIGNNAPDSAALLGLLPPHLSSSTLAKIGLEANNKGPRFKLDTTWDKAMHPEGWYFRSDHFPYAKKNIPVLYFSSLPHALYHTPADEASTINIEKLTKFARWMYATGFTVANMPERPALEKGFKLER, encoded by the coding sequence ATGATGAGACAACTATCCATTACACTGGCGACATTGCTGGTGTCCCTGACGGGGATTACCCAAAGTAAAAAACCTATTGACGCCATCAGGCAGGCGGATATTAAACAAGACCTTTATGACCTGGCGGACGATCATTTCCGGGGGCGTGAGGCAGGTACCCTTGACGAGTTGAAGGCGGCAGCCTGGCTGGCAGAGCAGGCCCGGAAGGCCGGATTGGAGCCGGCTGGGGATGACGGTACTTATTTTCAGTATTTCCCTATGATACGCGAGCGGGTGAGCAGTCGCAGCAGTCTATCGATCGGCAACCGGTCTTTTAAGCTCTGGCAAGATGCGATTGTGTATGAGCCTACTTTTGCCGATATAGATGCGCCTATTGTATTCATACAGCAAGCCGATACGGTATCAGCTGCTACTATCCGGGGCAAGGTAGTCGCCCTGCCATTCTCTCCCCGTGGCATATCTGATCCGCGTATTCATATCCCCATGCGTTATGTTGGTATCGTCGTTAACTACTGGGTACGGCGGTTAGCGGAGAAGGGAGCTGTGGGGATCATTTTCATCTCGGACGACCTTGCGGCGCAGCACTGGTCTAAAGCTACGCAGTATAATAGCCGTGGGTCTTACCAGATCGAGGGGAGTTTGTTTCACCGGCAGTTACTCACGGGTGTGCCTATTATATGGCTGCAACAGGATGCACTTCCATTGGTACAAGCTACTGGACAGCAGCTTTATGCGCATTTGTTTTCCGAAACGTTCAGCTATCCTTCGGTGAATGTGGTAGCTAAAGTGAAAGGCAGCGATCCGCGCATGTCTAAAGAGTATGTGGTATTCAGCGGGCATACTGACCATGATGGTGTGAGGAATGTGGTAGGTGTAGCGGACTCTATTTACAATGGTGCTGACGATAATGCGACGGTATGTGCTGCTTTGCTGGCTATAGGCAGGGCCTTTCACCGCCAGCCCGGAAAGCGGTCTGCGCTTTTCATCTGGCATGGTGCTGAAGAAAGGGGGCTGTTCGGTTCTACGTGGTATGCGGATCATCCTACTGTGCCGCGGGAATCGCTGGTAGCTGTTCTCAATGCTGATATGATCGGTAACAATGCGCCTGATAGTGCGGCTTTATTGGGCCTGTTACCGCCCCACCTGAGTTCTTCCACACTGGCTAAGATAGGTTTGGAGGCAAACAATAAAGGTCCGCGCTTCAAACTGGACACTACCTGGGATAAAGCTATGCATCCGGAAGGTTGGTATTTCCGCAGTGATCATTTCCCTTATGCCAAGAAGAACATCCCGGTGCTTTATTTCAGTTCTCTGCCGCATGCGTTGTATCATACGCCGGCGGATGAAGCCAGCACCATCAATATTGAAAAGCTGACAAAGTTTGCACGCTGGATGTATGCGACGGGATTTACTGTGGCTAATATGCCGGAAAGGCCCGCCCTGGAGAAGGGGTTCAAGCTGGAGCGGTAG
- a CDS encoding outer membrane beta-barrel family protein: MINVHIIYPVITCLITGCLLLNMNTVCAQQRDTTTRLLRTVNVITAQSRVVMKADQLIFRVDPATSAGTHALELLEQLPGVKVDQDNISLRGRPTVTIFIDDKPTYLQGSELAAYLRSLPAAMLEQIVVLSNPSARHDAAGNGGIINIRLKKQQQQGSSLQLLSEDTQGRYNRSSQSTNFGWRNSSWQLSGNANYYKGTGLFETDSRRASLSSNNKSRLQQNAFSRIPNERSIFRLSTTCYASPRTSWSIATHLQSARQQEYIWLDSRQSGTPSQRDTLTHAGNQGIRNTRNGSFAIGMHHQFDSSGHEWSADADYISYHQQYSYDNNNRLSTTADPSPLTERLRTALSFKTNIVTLKSDYQRPLTKNARLEAGWKTVLANTISNASYLFEVNGAPVPKDDRHNTFRYQEQVHAAYLSYRNTGGHWSLQMGLRTEHTRQKGTGVARQYIQLFPTAYISYKPAAQSDHQFNATYGRRIDRPGYTDLSPFSTPADRYTWRSGNPLLQPQLSDNIELAYLFRQMIHGTVFYNHLRNAQEETITIHDDRLYYQPANILNRRQYGASLSITWKPLPWWELNPSILYTSTTTIGTWQHNGLHTTGSNWDISLNQTIRFPHGWTATIMSNYTSTQVFAQYIQAGNWYIHAGVSKKIWQDKGTIQLNLRDIAYTRIDRREWRQHSVVGYTQRQWDTRNITVGISYQLRKGMRIKQMRKDNRDENTRLP, from the coding sequence ATGATCAACGTACACATCATTTATCCCGTCATCACTTGCTTAATAACAGGTTGTCTCCTGCTGAATATGAATACCGTCTGTGCACAGCAACGAGACACCACGACCCGCCTGCTGCGTACCGTCAACGTCATCACCGCACAATCCCGCGTAGTGATGAAGGCCGATCAACTGATATTTCGTGTAGATCCGGCTACCAGTGCAGGAACACATGCACTGGAGCTACTGGAACAGCTACCGGGTGTAAAAGTAGATCAGGATAACATCTCCCTCAGAGGTCGTCCCACTGTCACCATATTCATCGATGATAAACCCACCTACCTGCAGGGCAGCGAACTGGCAGCCTACCTGCGCTCCCTGCCGGCAGCTATGTTAGAGCAAATCGTAGTCTTGAGTAATCCTTCCGCCAGACATGATGCCGCTGGCAACGGCGGCATCATTAATATCCGCCTGAAAAAACAACAACAACAGGGCTCCAGCCTGCAACTATTGTCGGAAGATACCCAGGGCCGGTATAACAGATCCTCGCAAAGCACCAACTTCGGCTGGCGCAATAGCAGCTGGCAACTTTCCGGTAACGCCAATTACTACAAGGGAACCGGACTATTTGAAACAGACAGCAGAAGAGCATCACTGTCATCAAACAATAAAAGCAGGCTGCAACAAAATGCCTTCTCCAGGATACCCAACGAAAGAAGTATCTTCAGGCTAAGCACCACCTGCTACGCCTCACCTCGCACATCCTGGTCGATCGCTACACACCTGCAATCCGCACGACAACAGGAATACATCTGGCTCGACAGCCGCCAATCGGGCACCCCCAGCCAGAGAGATACACTCACCCATGCGGGCAATCAGGGTATCAGAAACACCCGCAATGGCAGTTTTGCTATCGGCATGCACCACCAGTTCGACAGCAGCGGCCATGAGTGGTCTGCCGATGCCGATTACATCAGCTACCATCAACAATATAGCTATGACAACAACAACCGGCTGAGCACAACAGCCGATCCGTCCCCCCTCACAGAACGCCTCCGTACAGCATTATCTTTTAAGACAAACATCGTCACCCTGAAATCAGATTACCAGCGCCCGCTCACAAAAAATGCCCGCCTGGAAGCTGGCTGGAAGACTGTGTTGGCGAATACAATAAGCAACGCTTCCTACCTTTTCGAAGTGAATGGAGCACCTGTCCCCAAAGACGATCGCCATAATACTTTCAGATACCAGGAGCAGGTACATGCAGCGTATCTGAGTTATAGGAATACCGGCGGACATTGGTCCTTGCAAATGGGGCTGAGAACAGAACACACCCGGCAAAAGGGTACCGGGGTAGCCCGCCAGTATATACAGTTGTTCCCTACAGCCTACATCTCATACAAACCTGCTGCGCAGTCCGATCATCAGTTCAATGCCACTTACGGACGCCGCATAGATCGCCCGGGATATACAGACCTGTCGCCGTTCTCAACACCGGCCGACCGCTATACCTGGCGCTCCGGCAACCCGTTGCTGCAACCACAACTGTCCGATAATATCGAACTGGCCTATCTCTTCCGGCAAATGATCCATGGCACCGTTTTCTATAATCACCTGCGAAACGCACAGGAAGAGACCATAACCATCCACGACGATCGCCTGTACTATCAGCCTGCTAATATCCTCAACAGGAGACAGTACGGCGCCTCATTGTCGATCACCTGGAAGCCCTTGCCTTGGTGGGAGCTTAATCCGTCAATACTGTACACCTCTACGACTACCATAGGTACCTGGCAGCACAACGGGTTACACACCACTGGTAGCAACTGGGATATCTCGCTCAACCAGACGATCCGCTTCCCGCATGGATGGACAGCCACCATCATGAGTAACTATACCAGCACACAGGTGTTCGCACAATATATACAGGCGGGCAATTGGTACATACATGCCGGTGTGAGCAAAAAGATATGGCAAGATAAAGGCACCATTCAATTGAACCTGCGGGATATCGCCTATACCCGGATAGACAGACGGGAGTGGCGACAGCATAGCGTAGTAGGTTACACGCAAAGGCAGTGGGACACCAGGAATATAACGGTAGGGATCAGCTATCAGTTACGGAAAGGGATGCGGATTAAGCAGATGAGGAAAGATAACAGGGATGAAAATACCCGGTTGCCGTAA